The Nitrospirota bacterium genome contains the following window.
TTAAGCAAAACAACGGCAGTATCTGGGTCTACAGTGAGGAAGGATATGGTACTACTTTCAAGATATTTCTTCCCCGTGCAAAAGGTCCTCTATGTGAGATATCAGCAGCATCTGCTGCAGGGGAATTTCCGGGGGGAGATGAAACAATCCTTGTTGCTGAAGATGATGATAGGGTCAGAGAGATGGTGTCGCAGATTTTACTGGCCTATGGATATAAAGTTCTTGCAGCAAAGGATGGACATGAAGCAATGCAGTTGTCTAACATGCATTTCGGAGACATTCATCTTCTGTTGACCGATGTTATTATGCCCGGAGTGACAGGAAAGATATTGTCTGAACAGATAGTAAGGACCAGGCCAGGAATTAAATCCCTGTTCATGTCAGGTTATACTGCTGACATGATAGGACTCCAGATGCTCAGGGCAGCAAACCTGCCGCTAATACAAAAACCTTTCAATGCAGGTGAATTGTTACGTAAGATCAGGGATATACTGGACAAATAACTATGAAAGACATCCTGCAGGCAGACCGTCCGAATCGGGATTAACGGATAACTCGCAGGATGCCCCTGAGAAGATCTGCTGGTTTTGGAGGACAGCCCTTGATATAGGCGTCTACCCTGAGGACCTTTCCTATGCCTCCGAGGGATGCATAGCCTTCACCAAAGATTCCGCCGTCATATCCGCAATCTCCCACAGCAACGACGAACTTCGGCGGAGGCATTGCATTGTATGTCCTCTTTAAGGCAATCTCCATGTTTCGGGTAGCAGGGCCTGTGACCAAAAGCATATCGGCAAATCTTGGTGAGGCTGTAAAATGGATGCCGAACCGCTCACAATTGTAGACGGGGTTATTCATGGCCTGGAGCTCCAGTTCGCAGGCATTACATGAGCCGGCATCTACTGCCCGGATGGTGAGGCTCCTATGGAAACACCGCCTTATGGCCTCTTCCAGTTCTTGCCCTACTACTTGTATCTCTTCTTCCACTCCTGTCGGCAGAGGTTCTGTGACGATGCCTGTTCTGAATATCTGATGCAGGATTTTTAGCATAACTTTTAGTACCCATCCTCATCCTTGACCTCTCCCTGAGGGAGAGGGAATTTAGAGATCGTTTCCGGAATATGATTGATTGAAGCTCTTGTTACACACCGGAAAATCAGGGACGATATTACCGTGGATCGCAAGTTCCAGTGCAAGCCAGTTTACACTTGAGGGGTCTCTTACCATGCAGCGGTTTATCTCCCCTTTTGGGCCAGACTGGAGCCAGTAGACGATCTCTCCCCGCCATCCCTCGACAACTGCAAACCCTGAACACTCCTTCGAAGGCGGATCAAAACGACCGTTGGTTATACCTTCCGGGATGCCTTCTAATATTTCACCAATAATACGAAAGGATTCTCTAATCTCTTCAATCCTTACCCATACCCGGGCATGAATATCACCTGATCTCAAGACCGTCATCCTGGGAATAATGCGGTCATATGGAGGAAAAGGTGTCTGGATGCGGCAGTCCAATCCTATCCCGCTGGCACGCGCAGCAAAGCCAACTACACCAAGCTCTCTTGCATCATCAGTCAACAGAATCCCTGCATCCCTTACCCTGTCTTCGAGTGAAGAATTTTCATCATAGATTATAACCAGTCTTTCGAGTTCTTTCCTTATGCAGTCTATCTCTCTCAGGATTTCTTCTTTCCCTTCTGCAGTTATGTCAACAGCCGCCCCGCCCGGAAGGATTTTATCCATCATTAATCTGTGACCGAAGAGCTTATCATTTGTTTTCAATACAGTCTCTCTGAGTATGGAAAACTGATAAAGCAGGAACGAAAACGCCACATCATTACAGATGGCTCCGATATCACCCAAGTGGTTTGCAATCCTCTCCATCTCCAGCAACAGCGCCCGAATCCATAGGGCTCGCTCCTGCGGGACAAACCCGGACATGGCC
Protein-coding sequences here:
- the nuoB gene encoding NADH-quinone oxidoreductase subunit NuoB, whose product is MLKILHQIFRTGIVTEPLPTGVEEEIQVVGQELEEAIRRCFHRSLTIRAVDAGSCNACELELQAMNNPVYNCERFGIHFTASPRFADMLLVTGPATRNMEIALKRTYNAMPPPKFVVAVGDCGYDGGIFGEGYASLGGIGKVLRVDAYIKGCPPKPADLLRGILRVIR
- a CDS encoding NADH-quinone oxidoreductase subunit C, which encodes MESLEKIITGVLGPDALKDVCHYPATVPSFHIPRERFLEAAKEMKKSGARLVAEWATDETGMGPIRGFGIYTCYALDSEYIIVSCRIPIDDPTFPSLTGIFAAASRFERQMRSLMGVIPAGHPDTRPWIKHEDWPEDAYPLRKGFDPSVPMQRVKGEYQWIRAEGEGVYEIAVGPVHAGIIEPGHFRFQAVGEDILHLEERLGYVHKGIEKRFESLTWLDGARLAGRVSGDTTVAHTLAYCMALEAMSGFVPQERALWIRALLLEMERIANHLGDIGAICNDVAFSFLLYQFSILRETVLKTNDKLFGHRLMMDKILPGGAAVDITAEGKEEILREIDCIRKELERLVIIYDENSSLEDRVRDAGILLTDDARELGVVGFAARASGIGLDCRIQTPFPPYDRIIPRMTVLRSGDIHARVWVRIEEIRESFRIIGEILEGIPEGITNGRFDPPSKECSGFAVVEGWRGEIVYWLQSGPKGEINRCMVRDPSSVNWLALELAIHGNIVPDFPVCNKSFNQSYSGNDL